From a single Prionailurus bengalensis isolate Pbe53 chromosome A1, Fcat_Pben_1.1_paternal_pri, whole genome shotgun sequence genomic region:
- the CLTB gene encoding clathrin light chain B isoform X1, whose translation MADDFGFFSSSESGAPEAAEEDPAAAFLAQQESEIAGIENDEGFGAPAGSHAALSQLGPASGAGSEDMGTTINGDVFQEANGPADGYAAIAQADRLTQEPESIRKWREEQRKRLQELDAASKVTEQEWREKAKKDLEEWNQRQSEQVEKNKINNRIADKAFYQQPDADIIGYVASEEAFVKESKEETPGTEWEKVAQLCDFNPKSSKQCKDVSRLRSVLMSLKQTPLSR comes from the exons ATGGCTGATGACTTTGGCTTCTTCTCGTCGTCGGAGAGCGGGGCGCCCGAGGCGGCGGAGGAGGACCCGGCGGCTGCCTTCCTGGCCCAGCAGGAGAGTGAGATCGCGGGCATAGAGAATGACGAGGGTTTCGGGGCACCTGCCGGCAGCCATGCTGCCCTCTCCCAGCTGGGACCTGCGAGTGGGG ctGGTTCTGAGGACATGGGGACCACCATCAATGGAGATGTGTTTCAG GAGGCTAACGGTCCAGCAGACGGCTATGCGGCGATTGCCCAGGCTGACAGACTGACTCAGGAACCTGAGAGCATCCGCAagtggagagaggagcagaggaaacgGCTGCAGGAGCTGG ATGCTGCCTCCAAGGTGACAGAACAGGAGTGGCGGGAGAAAGCCAAAAAGGACCTGGAGGAGTGGAACCAGCGCCAGAGTGAGCAAGTTGAGAAGAACAAGATCAACAACCG GATCGCTGACAAAGCATTCTACCAGCAGCCAGATGCTGATATCATCGGCTATGT GGCATCTGAGGAGGCTTTCGTGAAGGAATCCAAGGAGGAGACCCCAggcacagaatgggagaaggtggCTCAGCTGTGTGATTTCAACCCCAAGAGCAGCAAGCAGTGCAAAGACGTGTCCCGCCTGCGCTCAGTGCTCATGTCCCTGAAGCAGACGCCGCTGTCCCGCTAG
- the CLTB gene encoding clathrin light chain B isoform X2 translates to MADDFGFFSSSESGAPEAAEEDPAAAFLAQQESEIAGIENDEGFGAPAGSHAALSQLGPASGAGSEDMGTTINGDVFQEANGPADGYAAIAQADRLTQEPESIRKWREEQRKRLQELDAASKVTEQEWREKAKKDLEEWNQRQSEQVEKNKINNRASEEAFVKESKEETPGTEWEKVAQLCDFNPKSSKQCKDVSRLRSVLMSLKQTPLSR, encoded by the exons ATGGCTGATGACTTTGGCTTCTTCTCGTCGTCGGAGAGCGGGGCGCCCGAGGCGGCGGAGGAGGACCCGGCGGCTGCCTTCCTGGCCCAGCAGGAGAGTGAGATCGCGGGCATAGAGAATGACGAGGGTTTCGGGGCACCTGCCGGCAGCCATGCTGCCCTCTCCCAGCTGGGACCTGCGAGTGGGG ctGGTTCTGAGGACATGGGGACCACCATCAATGGAGATGTGTTTCAG GAGGCTAACGGTCCAGCAGACGGCTATGCGGCGATTGCCCAGGCTGACAGACTGACTCAGGAACCTGAGAGCATCCGCAagtggagagaggagcagaggaaacgGCTGCAGGAGCTGG ATGCTGCCTCCAAGGTGACAGAACAGGAGTGGCGGGAGAAAGCCAAAAAGGACCTGGAGGAGTGGAACCAGCGCCAGAGTGAGCAAGTTGAGAAGAACAAGATCAACAACCG GGCATCTGAGGAGGCTTTCGTGAAGGAATCCAAGGAGGAGACCCCAggcacagaatgggagaaggtggCTCAGCTGTGTGATTTCAACCCCAAGAGCAGCAAGCAGTGCAAAGACGTGTCCCGCCTGCGCTCAGTGCTCATGTCCCTGAAGCAGACGCCGCTGTCCCGCTAG
- the HIGD2A gene encoding HIG1 domain family member 2A, mitochondrial, translating to MAVPGPVTPEAPFEPSQPPVIEGFSPSVYSTPESFKEKFLRKTRENPMVPIGCLGTAAALTYGLYCFHRGQSHRSQLMMRTRIAAQGFTVAAILLGLAASAMRSRS from the exons ATGGCGGTTCCTGGCCCTGTGACTCCGGAGGCACCCTTTGAGCCATCACAGCCCCCGGTCATTGAGGGGTTTAGCCCCAGTGTCTACAGCACTCCAGAAAGCTTCAAGGAAAAATTCCTTCGCAAGACCCGCGAGAACCCGATGGTACCCATAG GCTGCCTGGGCACGGCGGCCGCCCTAACCTACGGCCTCTACTGCTTCCACCGGGGTCAGAGCCACCGCTCTCAGCTCATGATGCGCACCCGGATCGCTGCCCAGGGCTTCACGGTCGCAGCCATCTTGCTGGGTCTGGCTGCATCTGCTATGAGGTCTCGATCCTGA